A segment of the Mesotoga sp. UBA6090 genome:
CCAGACTTTACCGAATCTCTCGGTATCCAGCAGAAAGTATTCTGCTTCTACCTTCTCGACGTTTCCTGTAAAGAAATTTGTCTCTCCGATAAAATTGGCGACGAAAGCGTTCACCGGGCTCTCGTAAACTTCGAAGGGTGTTCCAAGTTGTATAACCTCTCCCTCATTCATCACGGCTACGTGGTCGGAAATCGACATAGCTTCGCTTTGATCGTGCGTTACATATATGAAGGTTATACCTACTTCATCGTGTATTGTGTCAAGCTCGACAAGCATGTGCTGCCTAAGCTTCGCATCCAATGCAGCGAGAGGTTCATCAAGCAGCAACACGGTAGGTCTTCCTACCAGGGCCCTTGCGATCGCCACGCGTTGTTTCTGACCTCCGGAGAGCTGGGAGGGCATTTTCTCGACGTGTCCGTTTAGACGTGTAAGATCTATCATTTCCTTTACCTTGCGACGTATTTCATTCTCAGGTTCCTTCCTGAGTCTCAGGCTGAAAGCGATATTCTCGAATACGTTCAGATGTGGAAACAATGCGTAATTCTGGAAAACGGTATTTACTTCTCTTTCATTGGGGGGCGTTCCGATAATGTTCTTTCCACCAAGAGTTATGTTTCCGGA
Coding sequences within it:
- a CDS encoding ABC transporter ATP-binding protein; translated protein: SGNITLGGKNIIGTPPNEREVNTVFQNYALFPHLNVFENIAFSLRLRKEPENEIRRKVKEMIDLTRLNGHVEKMPSQLSGGQKQRVAIARALVGRPTVLLLDEPLAALDAKLRQHMLVELDTIHDEVGITFIYVTHDQSEAMSISDHVAVMNEGEVIQLGTPFEVYESPVNAFVANFIGETNFFTGNVEKVEAEYFLLDTERFGKVWFYKDMEVREGQEIQVSLRPEKIKITKDKPVVPEGAKLNVLKGVVDETIYLGSQTKYTVAIGEYYLKAFKQHVRYLLDEVIISWKDDVYVWWFADDSYVLRETGGVPLEE